CCTGCCCCCTGAGCGCCGCCGCCGCCCTGCGCTGGAAGCAGCAGCTCAACGAGAACGCCAAGCAGTTCTGCTGGTGTAACGCCCTGCCCGAGGCCGCCCACAACGAGGTCGAGGCCGCCGGGCCCGGCGACCCGCCCCGGCGGATCGTGCTGACCCTGGGCGATGAAGCGCCGCCCCTGGATACCATCCTCGACGACTACGGCGACAGCGTCGTCCTGACGGCTCCCGCCGGACCCGCCGTCTTCCGCGCCCTGCACCTGGTCCTCCTGGGAGACCTGCTCAGCCTGCTGATCGCCCGGGAACGCGCCGTCGATCCCGGCGGCATCCCGCGTATCGCCGCCTTCAAGCAAACCGGCTGGGCCCGCCGCTTCTACGGGGGAGATAACTAGTGCGACGTCTACTCGCCCTCACCCTGCTCCTCGTTCTCGCCGCCGGCGGCGCAGCCGAGGACGAGATGCTGCCCGGTACCCTCGGGACCATCGTCGTCCCCGAGGACGAAGCCCACGGCGGCTCCGGCGCCTCCGGTCCGGTAACCGAGGGCGTCTTCTTCGGCGGCCGCTTCGGCGGCTTCCTGCCCTTCAGCCAGAACAACTACCTCGGCTTCGACTCCCTGGCCTGGCGCTTCGAGGCCCTGATCAACCTCGAGGCCGGCGACTGGAAGGCCGTCGGCAGCGTCGGCCTCTACGCCGCCACCGTCGAGGACCCCCCCGATTATGTCGATGAACCCTCCTTCTGGGCTCTACCCGTCGGCCTCGGCGTCTACTACCAGTTCGGTGAGCGCTTCAGCCCCTACGCCGGCGGCGGTGTCGGTTTTACCGTCTTCCACGTCTCCGGACGTGAGCACGTCGAGGACGGCTTCCAGCGCGAGTTCACCGAGCTCCTCTTCACCCCGCACCTGGCCGCCGGTCTGGACCTCTTCCGCGACGAGAACTTCCGCGTCAACGTCGAGGCCCGACTCGAACTCGCCTGGAGCGAAGAGCAGAACCAGATCGGCGGCTTCAGCTTTCTGGCCGGCCTGGCCTTCTGAAAAGCAAAACCACACTTGTTACGGGGTGGCCGACGGCCGCCCCGTTGCTCAAAGGAACAGGCTTCCCCGCAAGAACCGCGCTTTGACGACACGCCGCCGGCGGCGAGCGACGTGTCAACGAACGAGCCGCCTGCAACAACACCCGCTCCGCGACCCCTGAAAAACTACCGGCCGCTAACCGTCGTAAACGCTCAACCCCGCGGCGCCGGAACTGGCACGGTTTTTGCGGAGGCGCAACCGTGCCGTCGCTCGCTGCGGCGCCGAGATGCAAAAACCGTGCCAGTTCCGGCGCGCCGACGGGCAGTTGCGTTGAATCGGCCACCGGTAGTTTTTCAGGGGTCGCGGAGCGGGCCGGAGGTCTAGGAGAAACGAGATGACGGAACGTGCCGACATCGTCGTCGTCGGCGCCGGACACGCGGGCCTCGAGGCCGCCGTGGCCGCCGCCCGGCTGGGCGTCCGGGTGGTGTTGCTCAACACCGACCTTGAGGACGTCGCCGGGATGCCCTGCAACCCCAGCGTCGGCGGGGTGGGCAAGGGTCATCTGGTGCGCGAGATCGACGCCCTCGGCGGGGTGATGGGCCGCCTGGCCGACGCGGCCTCGATCGGCACCCGGACGCTCAACACCAGCAAGGGCGCCGCCGTCCAGGCCCCGCGGGCCCAATGCGACCGCCGCAGTTACCGGACCGCGGCCCGGGAGCTGCTGTTCTCTACCGACAACCTGCGGCTCCTGCAGGGCCATGCGGCGCAGTTGCTGGTGGAGGACGATCATGTCGTCGGCTTGCGGACGGACATGGGCGTAGAGCTGAGCTGCCGAGCAGTCGTGCTGGCCACGGGAACCTTCCTCGGCGGAGAGATCTTCGTCGGCCTGAACAGCTTCGCCGGTGGTCGGGACAACGCCCGGGCCGCGACGGCCCTGAGGCGCAGCCTGCTGGAGTGCGGGGTGGAGCTGGTGCGGCTCAAGACGGGCACCTCGCCGCGTCTGGACGCCGCCACGGTCGACACGGGTGCGCTGGTCCGCCAGGATCCCGAGGAGCCGCCGCCGCGGTTCAGCTTCAGCGGACCGCCGCCGCCGGGTCCCTTCCTGCCCTGCTACCTGACGGCGACCACCCCGGCGGTCCACGAGGCCATTCGTCGGGGACTGGAGCAGAGCCCGCTCTACACGGGGTTGATCGAGGGCGTCGGCCCGCGCTACTGCCCCTCGATCGAGGACAAGGTCGTCCGTTTCCCGGAGCGCGAGGTTCACCAGTTGTTCCTGGAGCCGACGGGGCTGGACGGCGACGAGTATTACGTCTCGGGGTTGGCCACCAGTCTGGCCTATCCAACGCAGTTGGCGATGCTGGCGGCGATCCCCGGACTGGAGCGCGCCGTGGTCACCCGGCCGGGCTACGCCG
The sequence above is drawn from the Candidatus Coatesbacteria bacterium genome and encodes:
- the mnmG gene encoding tRNA uridine-5-carboxymethylaminomethyl(34) synthesis enzyme MnmG, encoding MTERADIVVVGAGHAGLEAAVAAARLGVRVVLLNTDLEDVAGMPCNPSVGGVGKGHLVREIDALGGVMGRLADAASIGTRTLNTSKGAAVQAPRAQCDRRSYRTAARELLFSTDNLRLLQGHAAQLLVEDDHVVGLRTDMGVELSCRAVVLATGTFLGGEIFVGLNSFAGGRDNARAATALRRSLLECGVELVRLKTGTSPRLDAATVDTGALVRQDPEEPPPRFSFSGPPPPGPFLPCYLTATTPAVHEAIRRGLEQSPLYTGLIEGVGPRYCPSIEDKVVRFPEREVHQLFLEPTGLDGDEYYVSGLATSLAYPTQLAMLAAIPGLERAVVTRPGYAVVYDCLAPHQLSATLAVEGIAGLFACGQLCGSSGYEEAAAQGLLVGINAALYVEGRGREFTLRRDQAYIGVLIDDLIQRWGAEPYRVFTARAEHRLALRADNADGRLTALGAELGLIGEDRARRSERKYRWRDLLVAWADGRRLDAADCRRLGRPELAGLRAAQLVPRRDVDALELLTVLAGGDDGLPAELRSSLTPSGPARESLRVAVNDLRYAGYLRRHAEAARREERLAATRLPADIDYDEVLGLRTEAAQKLSRQRPRTLGQARRVPGVNPADITPLLSYLRRRRRLQPAEED